The nucleotide window AGCCGGAGATCTCCGATCTCCGCGGCGGTGGCGACCGGGCCGCAGTGCGAGCTCATTCGGCGGATTCGGCGCTCGGAATCGGGCGCACCAAGATGTGTGCGGTCTGGGCCCGGCGCAACGCGATCTCGGTGTCGGCGACGCGATAGACGACCGGGTCGCCCAGCGGTGCCCGGCGCAGCACACTGACATCCCCACCCGGAGCAAAGCCGAGATCGCGCAGCCGGCGCGCGGTCAGCGTGTCCAGGTCGTCGGCGTAGCCGGTGATCCGACGGGTCGTCCCGGGCGGCAGCTCGGCCAGCGAGCCGACGGCCGCCGGGTCATCGCGTGGGGTCGCGTCACGACGTACCCGTGAACCAAGGAACGCGAGCGACA belongs to Microlunatus elymi and includes:
- a CDS encoding FeoA family protein, with protein sequence MSLAFLGSRVRRDATPRDDPAAVGSLAELPPGTTRRITGYADDLDTLTARRLRDLGFAPGGDVSVLRRAPLGDPVVYRVADTEIALRRAQTAHILVRPIPSAESAE